From the Drosophila simulans strain w501 chromosome 2L, Prin_Dsim_3.1, whole genome shotgun sequence genome, the window CTTTGTATATTACTCCTAAATGAACGCTTAAATTGGAATTTACATCGTAGTAAGTCCTGGTAAAGATGTTAACTCGACCTTTTAGTGTGAGATGATATGAATTTGGTGCTAGCATTTGGTGCCGGATGCGCTGACATGCTCGCAAAAATGCAATATGCAACAGTCCGTACGCGAGTTTGTATCTGCAGATTGTCCGAAATGGTTACAATTCCCAGGGAAATAACAAAATTCCATTATACAGATACAAATCAAATTGGCAAAAGGCATTGAAAGGGATCAAACGAGGGTTGGTTGGAGAGGTAGggataaaatgcaaaaatcaaattaccaGGACTTGAGAAATCGCAGACATCAGAGAGCCATAAATCAGTGGGGAAGACGAAGGGAAAGGAATCGTACTTATATAAGAAATTGTTACCGCTAGTTAACGGTTTATTGATGCGTCGCTTTTGGCTGAATTTATTGGCCTGGTCGTTGGTCTTTCGCTTCCGCacgcaaatggaaaatggccaaaaccgaaatgGAGGAAAATCGTGCAAAGCGTTGAATTGATTTGGCTCTTAGCCGGCTTCTTAAGCTGTCAAATGCTTTGCTCTAAAAAATACCCGGACTCCAAGTGTGGGGAGaaatcaaaaatgaaaaataattctTCACAGGATTCAAGGTAAAAACTACATTTTCACGCTTTGATATTTTGAACATAAAGTAGAAAGTATGTTggtaaataaaagaatttattAAGAGTATACTagtaataacattttaaaaactaGAACGCTCTTCTTTCCCATTCACAAACATTTGGACTAAAATAGTAACAAATTCCGGAAAGAGTTTCCGAATTTCTTCCAACTTGATTTCCCGATCCCCCTACATTTTGATAACAGCCAATGCCATGGATAATGTGGAGGAGACCTTGTTGCATCTGCCCAGCTACGCTGATCGCTATACGGACATTCCCCGCCTCATCCGATTGAAGTTCATTGCCCAGGTCTGTCCGGAGCTAAGTGTTCCTGCCCTCGAGCTGGCCCTCAATCATGTGAAGACCACCTACAATGTCAAGTTGTACGACGAACTCTATAAAACACTGTGCGTTGAGGTGGACAGGAAGTACCCCACCCAGTCCAAGGGAAACGAAGAACTTCATGCCACAGGTGGAAGCGAGCCGAGTACGTCGAGTGGCAGGGGGAGAGAGGTGGTGCCCTATGATTCCTACTGGGTGGAGGACAACATCATGGAGGCCACTCTGATGCTTCAGGAACTGGACGCCGAACTGAACTTCAAGAAATCAAATTCGGGCAGCTCCTATGTGCGACGCATTCTAGAGGAGATCGGGGATCACCACGAGAAGAGTGGGAACCTGCAGATGGCGGTCAAGTTTTATGCTCGAGCCAGGCCCTACTGTACCAGCAGCGAGAATGTAATCAATATGTTCCGGAACCTGATAAGGGTATCAATTTACATGGAAAATTGGTGGCACGTACTCACCTACATCGATGAGGCCAAGCAGTATGCCTATGGATTTGAAAATCTGGCCCAGGAGGTTCCAGCACGTCTAAGCTGCGCCGCCGGTTTGGCTCATATGGGCCTAAAGATATACAAGTCTGCAGCCCAATATTTCCTGAGTACTCCGTATGGGCGTTACGACTACGATAAAATCGTGGCACCCGAAGACGTTACTCTATATGCTGGCCTTTGCGCTCTTGCCACTTTTGATCGAGAAATCTTACAGCTGGACGCTATCAACTCGGAAGCATTTAAGCCATTCTTTCAGCTTTCGCCAAAAATGTGGACCATATTGGCCAAATTCTACGCGAGGGAGTTTGATACCTGTATGACTCTGTTGCGCGAAATCGAAGATCATGTCAGGCTGGATGTTTATTTGTCTCCCCATGTCAGTGCGCTTTACGATTTGATAATGGCTAGAATgctaaagaaaaaaaacagggaAGTTATGACGGAATCTGTGAAAAAGCGGAAATCAAGATAAGGGCTAAAAGTAGACATATCAAAACCGAATAttcatttgtatttcgggGACCCTATAGATTTAAAGacccttttattttttacaacaAATAAAGTCCAACctaaaagttttattttttttttaatattccgGTGGATACTGCCAGCTATTTTAAGTTTACTTTAAAAGCATCTAACTTAAaggatgtttttttttatatcgtCTTGTCACATTTTGACGAATGCTGCAAAACTTTCCAAGTGAAAGCTCAAGCTTTTGCAACAATATAGGCACagtaataacaacaaaatatataattaaatttttcgtGTGCTCAGCAGAACGAACGAGCGAACTTGGAATCTGACAAAGAGGACAAAATAAGGGGAAAGGACTACGAATATAGTGGGTGGTATCCAGCGAAAGGTAGTGAGCGAGCAGGAGTTGGTGAAATCATGAAATATTGCATAGCTGAAGTGATTTTTATGAACTCTTCAAAAGTAGCTCAGTGAAAGGCGAATAGACAGTGGAAGAACTTGGGCTGTTTGTTCAACATAAAGGTTCCCGGCACGCTAACGAGCTTAAAGATGTTGCACAAAGTGCGCACTGAAATTGCATCCATAATGGCGCCCAACGAAGGCGGTATGATATAATGCCCAGTAAGGGCTCCCTtcgccattttccatttcgggATAAAGGTGATTTTCACCGAAAGCTGAGCCCAAGTCTGGAAAACTCTGTTAAGTGGGCAAAGGTCAAGAGCAGATCAGATTTTAGAGCTCATAAAAAATAAGCCACTTCACTGTTTAAGATGGATTTCACTTCTTAAGGTACtctttcaaatttaattagatttgtttaaagaaatttttaaacatgCCTTAAttcattcaattcaattcattttgttgACCAATAGCTCAATCTAACTAAATTCATATGGATTATAGACAAGGTTTAGTTTTACATGAAGTAAGCGGTTGTGAAATTCTCTTAGGTTTCCGTTAACTTACAACATTTTCTGGCTTAGATTGGATTTAATTTTTGATCGGCGCAAACAGACTTGAAAATGTTGGATTAAAATGCTAACACGACTTTTGCGAAATACCAATTTTTGGGTGGCAGACAGAGACACCTGAGCCAGGAATATGAAAACTATTGGGCAAAAACGGTGGATAAAAGGGCTCTGCTCGTAGTAGTGGAAACTTCGTCCAGACATTGTGTTGAGTAATTCTTTTGTAATGCGGAAGGAAGCCCAAAACAACACAGTGCACAGCGATTTCCGTGAAGAGGGAAAGGGCAGCGGAAATAAATTCAAGACAAAGCACAGAACTGACCTGCGTTCGGTGGGCTGGGAAAATTGGGTGGTAAAGGGGTTCGCAGATAAATTGCTGCAGTGTTTAGTTAATACTTCTGACCGTCTTATGGCCTGGCCTTTCGTCCTTGGCTGCTGCGTCCAATTCAGCAGGATACCGAAGGAACAGCGATGGATTCTCGCAGCTAGATACAAGGAACAAGG encodes:
- the LOC6732359 gene encoding COP9 signalosome complex subunit 1, with the translated sequence MDNVEETLLHLPSYADRYTDIPRLIRLKFIAQVCPELSVPALELALNHVKTTYNVKLYDELYKTLCVEVDRKYPTQSKGNEELHATGGSEPSTSSGRGREVVPYDSYWVEDNIMEATLMLQELDAELNFKKSNSGSSYVRRILEEIGDHHEKSGNLQMAVKFYARARPYCTSSENVINMFRNLIRVSIYMENWWHVLTYIDEAKQYAYGFENLAQEVPARLSCAAGLAHMGLKIYKSAAQYFLSTPYGRYDYDKIVAPEDVTLYAGLCALATFDREILQLDAINSEAFKPFFQLSPKMWTILAKFYAREFDTCMTLLREIEDHVRLDVYLSPHVSALYDLIMARMLKKKNREVMTESVKKRKSR